One Brevibacillus choshinensis genomic window carries:
- a CDS encoding ABC transporter ATP-binding protein produces MKQNETVLSIERLSLKLKTERGTFTAVNQVSFQIGAGETVALVGESGCGKSVTSLSIMGLISKKSGSLDGSIRFKEKVLNDLPEREMREIRGRDISMIFQEPMTSLNPVHTIGKQIDEVFRLHTGLTKQERRAKTIEMLRKVGIPRPESIAGEYPHQLSGGMKQRVMIAMAMACEPDLLIADEPTTALDVTIQAQILDLMNDLKQNAKTAILLITHDLGVVAEMADRVMVMYYGEIVEEADVRTIFSNPKHPYTVGLLQSIPSLETESNRLTPIDGNVPILGEVTEGCPFSSRCTHAVERCRREKPPVISTGTHSVKCWVYQDKELAI; encoded by the coding sequence ATGAAGCAAAACGAGACCGTGCTTAGTATCGAACGGCTCTCTCTGAAGCTGAAGACAGAGAGGGGGACGTTTACGGCGGTGAATCAAGTCAGCTTTCAGATCGGGGCAGGGGAAACGGTAGCGCTTGTCGGAGAATCAGGGTGCGGCAAAAGCGTTACCTCCCTGTCGATCATGGGGCTCATCTCCAAAAAGTCGGGATCGCTCGATGGCAGTATCCGATTCAAGGAAAAGGTCCTCAATGATTTGCCCGAACGTGAAATGCGCGAGATTCGCGGTCGTGATATCTCGATGATTTTCCAGGAGCCGATGACATCGCTGAACCCCGTCCATACGATCGGCAAGCAGATTGACGAGGTCTTCCGATTGCACACAGGCCTCACCAAGCAAGAACGGCGTGCCAAGACCATCGAGATGCTGCGAAAGGTCGGAATTCCTCGTCCCGAGAGCATCGCAGGCGAATATCCCCATCAGCTCTCGGGCGGGATGAAGCAGCGGGTCATGATTGCCATGGCGATGGCTTGCGAGCCGGACCTCCTCATCGCCGACGAACCGACGACCGCGCTGGATGTAACCATTCAGGCACAAATTCTCGATTTGATGAACGATTTGAAACAAAACGCCAAGACGGCCATTCTGCTGATCACACACGATTTGGGCGTGGTGGCAGAAATGGCGGACCGAGTCATGGTCATGTACTACGGGGAGATTGTGGAGGAAGCGGATGTGCGGACGATCTTCTCGAATCCCAAGCACCCGTACACCGTCGGGCTGCTGCAGTCCATTCCCAGCCTGGAGACCGAGAGTAACCGATTGACGCCGATCGACGGAAATGTGCCGATTTTGGGTGAGGTAACGGAAGGGTGCCCGTTCAGCTCCCGTTGCACGCATGCGGTAGAGAGATGCAGGAGGGAAAAGCCGCCAGTCATCTCGACGGGGACTCACTCCGTCAAATGCTGGGTCTATCAGGATAAGGAGTTGGCGATATGA
- a CDS encoding serine hydrolase, with protein MSLQKKLEAVLSETNATFGVAVKHLETQEEALINGDHYFQMASTFKVPILATLFRDVHEGRLSLAERIRLTEDDLVPGSGVLQEFLPGAEVAVKDLAMLMIIVSDNLGTDKVLELVGTERVDAFMKELGLDRISIKSSCWELLSVGGGLAGEKKGLEGFHKLKQKFQTTGIDADSVIFQPIPENNVSSPSDMGKLLELIATGQLVSQEVCDGILDIMKRQQLRNRIPYLLPDKTIIACKSGTIGSVVNDVGIVYLPEGKGAFTIAVFSTGNASTKEGERMIASLTQTAYEHFIGNE; from the coding sequence ATGAGTTTGCAGAAAAAGCTGGAGGCAGTGCTGTCGGAAACGAATGCGACGTTCGGGGTGGCAGTCAAGCACCTGGAGACACAGGAGGAAGCGCTCATCAACGGGGATCACTATTTCCAGATGGCGAGCACGTTCAAGGTACCGATCCTTGCGACCTTGTTCCGGGATGTCCATGAAGGAAGGCTGAGCCTTGCGGAGCGCATCCGCCTGACCGAGGATGACTTGGTACCCGGATCGGGCGTGCTGCAGGAGTTTTTGCCGGGAGCAGAGGTAGCGGTAAAAGATTTGGCGATGCTGATGATCATCGTCAGCGACAATCTCGGGACGGATAAAGTGCTGGAGCTCGTAGGAACCGAACGGGTAGATGCCTTTATGAAAGAGCTGGGGCTAGACCGTATCTCCATCAAAAGCAGCTGCTGGGAGCTGCTCAGTGTCGGCGGGGGATTGGCCGGCGAGAAAAAAGGGCTGGAGGGCTTTCACAAGCTGAAGCAAAAATTCCAGACCACGGGAATTGATGCGGACAGTGTCATCTTTCAGCCGATTCCGGAAAACAACGTGTCCAGCCCGTCAGACATGGGCAAGCTGCTGGAGCTGATCGCCACAGGGCAATTGGTGTCCCAGGAAGTCTGCGACGGGATCCTCGATATCATGAAGCGGCAGCAGCTGCGCAATCGCATTCCGTATTTGCTGCCGGATAAGACGATCATCGCCTGCAAGTCGGGAACCATCGGGAGTGTCGTCAACGATGTGGGCATCGTTTATCTTCCGGAGGGAAAAGGCGCCTTTACCATCGCCGTCTTCTCAACCGGAAACGCATCGACGAAAGAGGGCGAGCGCATGATTGCCAGTTTGACGCAGACCGCGTATGAGCATTTTATCGGAAACGAGTAA
- a CDS encoding serine hydrolase domain-containing protein — MEQLKAYAQKLMETAKLPGAFIGIAKEGELIYAEGIGYRDAEKQAEVTPDTVFGIGSITKSFTCVAIMQLQEMAKLSVHDPVVAYLPEFRTKDEERTKKITIAHFMSHTSGLPSLSSLYYAMRRSMEIDPALQGAESKIDLAAHEPIDTYEQLMAFIADLDVELLGEPGTEFSYSNDGYALLGAIIERVSGQTYESFVREHLLDPAGMKHTVFLTEDLGDYSDVTTLYTNKKTEEGKEVIAAPLWWDAPSMRAAGFLKSTGRDMLAYAEIFRTGGKVGDKRILSEESVRQMIGNYAGLEPSRHYGYGFMVTPEFRGGTLIEHGGALKGIAAQLCILPEENLTCIVLTNLDGAPSAELLAATINTAQALPVEEPIASYPDYAVTPDMLKAFIGEYRSGEGEQVNVAYNEDGLILTVLGTDFLLRPVGEDSFVFQMPTGLTKWIRFVRDETGTVIRVAFHFRQLIKEQAKEACHETA; from the coding sequence ATGGAACAATTGAAGGCGTATGCACAAAAATTGATGGAGACTGCCAAGCTGCCGGGAGCATTTATCGGGATTGCCAAAGAGGGAGAGCTCATCTATGCAGAGGGGATCGGCTATCGCGATGCGGAAAAGCAGGCAGAAGTGACGCCGGATACCGTATTCGGCATCGGCTCGATTACCAAATCGTTTACTTGCGTAGCCATCATGCAGCTGCAGGAAATGGCCAAACTGTCCGTTCACGATCCGGTTGTTGCCTATTTGCCCGAGTTTCGGACGAAAGACGAAGAGCGGACGAAGAAAATCACCATTGCACACTTCATGTCTCACACATCCGGACTGCCATCGCTCTCTTCCCTGTATTATGCGATGCGTCGCAGCATGGAGATCGACCCCGCCTTGCAAGGGGCTGAAAGCAAAATCGATCTGGCTGCGCATGAGCCGATTGATACTTACGAGCAGCTGATGGCCTTTATTGCAGACCTCGATGTGGAGCTGTTGGGTGAACCTGGCACGGAGTTTAGCTACAGCAATGACGGCTATGCTCTCTTGGGAGCGATTATTGAGCGAGTCAGCGGCCAGACGTACGAAAGCTTCGTCAGGGAGCACTTGCTCGATCCGGCTGGCATGAAGCACACCGTATTTTTGACGGAAGACTTGGGCGATTACTCCGATGTAACGACTCTCTATACGAACAAAAAGACCGAAGAAGGCAAAGAGGTCATCGCCGCCCCGCTCTGGTGGGACGCTCCATCCATGCGTGCGGCCGGCTTTTTGAAATCGACAGGGCGCGATATGCTCGCGTATGCCGAAATCTTCCGGACAGGTGGAAAAGTCGGTGACAAGCGCATCCTTTCCGAGGAGAGCGTCCGGCAGATGATCGGCAACTATGCAGGACTGGAGCCATCCCGCCACTATGGCTACGGGTTTATGGTGACGCCAGAGTTTCGCGGCGGGACCTTGATCGAGCACGGCGGAGCGCTAAAAGGCATTGCTGCCCAGCTATGCATCCTGCCCGAGGAGAACCTCACCTGCATCGTCCTGACCAATCTGGACGGAGCCCCTTCCGCTGAGCTGCTTGCGGCCACGATCAATACAGCCCAAGCCCTGCCAGTCGAAGAACCGATCGCTAGCTACCCAGATTATGCCGTGACACCAGACATGCTGAAAGCCTTTATCGGCGAATATCGTTCCGGAGAGGGCGAGCAGGTAAACGTCGCTTATAACGAAGACGGACTCATCCTTACCGTGCTGGGAACGGATTTCCTGCTTCGTCCGGTAGGGGAAGACAGCTTTGTTTTTCAAATGCCCACGGGACTGACCAAATGGATCCGCTTTGTTCGTGACGAGACAGGCACCGTCATCCGCGTGGCGTTTCACTTCCGCCAATTGATCAAGGAACAGGCGAAGGAGGCGTGCCATGAAACGGCATGA
- a CDS encoding ABC transporter ATP-binding protein: protein MSENLLVVENLKTYFPMKKGLFGQTSGHVKAVDGVSFRVKKGETLGIVGESGCGKSTTGRSILQLIKPTDGSVRFDGEDLVSMPEAKLRSKRSQMQIIFQDPYSSLNPRLTVSTILAEALSVGASQADPRPMRERVLELLRLVGLNPQHADRYPHEFSGGQRQRIGIARAIAVKPKLIVADEPVSALDVSIQAQILNLLDELQDDLGLTYLFISHDLGVIRHISDRIAVMYLGRIVEIADKKSLFERPLHPYTQALISAVPVPNPDKKKERIVLGGDVPSPANPPVGCAFHPRCSHAMEICKTVRPTELAMDQDHVVACHLYGQGERSHVQ, encoded by the coding sequence ATGAGCGAGAATCTGCTGGTAGTGGAGAATCTCAAAACCTACTTTCCGATGAAAAAGGGGCTCTTCGGGCAGACATCCGGTCATGTCAAGGCAGTGGATGGGGTCTCCTTTCGGGTGAAGAAGGGAGAGACGCTGGGGATCGTGGGAGAAAGCGGCTGCGGGAAATCGACGACAGGCCGCAGCATCCTGCAGCTGATCAAGCCTACGGATGGCTCCGTCCGATTTGATGGAGAGGATCTCGTCTCCATGCCGGAAGCCAAGCTGCGGAGCAAGCGCAGTCAGATGCAGATCATCTTCCAGGACCCGTATTCATCGCTCAACCCCCGCCTGACTGTCTCTACCATTTTGGCCGAAGCCTTGTCTGTCGGAGCCTCCCAAGCTGATCCTCGCCCGATGCGGGAACGCGTCCTTGAGCTGCTGCGTCTGGTCGGACTGAATCCGCAGCATGCTGACCGTTATCCGCATGAATTCAGCGGCGGGCAGCGCCAGCGCATCGGGATCGCCCGTGCCATCGCGGTCAAGCCCAAGCTGATCGTAGCCGATGAGCCGGTGTCCGCACTGGATGTCTCGATTCAGGCCCAAATCTTGAATCTGCTCGATGAACTGCAGGATGATTTGGGATTGACCTACTTGTTTATCTCCCATGATTTAGGAGTGATCCGCCATATCAGCGATCGCATCGCGGTCATGTATTTGGGGCGGATTGTAGAGATCGCGGATAAAAAGAGCCTCTTTGAAAGGCCGCTGCACCCTTACACGCAGGCGTTGATTTCAGCCGTGCCAGTACCCAACCCTGATAAAAAGAAGGAGCGGATCGTGCTGGGCGGCGATGTGCCGAGTCCAGCGAATCCCCCGGTTGGCTGCGCTTTTCACCCTCGCTGCAGCCATGCGATGGAGATCTGCAAGACGGTGCGGCCCACTGAGCTTGCCATGGATCAAGATCATGTCGTAGCCTGCCATTTATACGGGCAAGGCGAGAGGAGCCACGTTCAATGA
- a CDS encoding GNAT family N-acetyltransferase, translated as MQRELEYRIMMTAPQMVEMEDLQRRIWGASSISPVPQLMAAIHNGGVVIAAYHEEKPVGFCYGFAGFKEGKAHLCSHMLGILPEYRDWGIGKQLKLCQREWAMENGYEKMTWTYDPLEARNAYLNLCKLGGTVRTYMESYYGDMGDGINKGMPTDRFLLEWELGSERVKSTIQGTSLEQSKWRGYPVVLDWEENERQQPRPVIRQGVGAHDGILLSVPAAIQKMKQEHLDTAMEWRLALRSLCKEAFSKGYAVMGLVKNDDPVHAYVLERSVKGEA; from the coding sequence ATGCAGCGTGAATTGGAGTATCGCATCATGATGACGGCTCCCCAGATGGTGGAAATGGAAGACTTGCAGCGAAGGATCTGGGGGGCGAGCAGCATTTCCCCCGTTCCTCAGCTGATGGCGGCGATCCACAACGGCGGTGTCGTGATTGCAGCCTACCACGAGGAGAAGCCTGTTGGTTTTTGCTATGGGTTTGCCGGTTTCAAAGAGGGGAAGGCGCATTTGTGTTCCCACATGCTCGGAATCCTTCCTGAATACCGCGATTGGGGAATCGGGAAGCAGCTGAAGCTCTGCCAGCGTGAGTGGGCGATGGAAAACGGCTATGAAAAGATGACCTGGACGTACGATCCGCTCGAAGCACGCAACGCCTACCTGAATTTGTGCAAGCTGGGCGGGACGGTGAGGACCTACATGGAATCTTACTACGGCGACATGGGGGACGGCATCAACAAGGGGATGCCGACCGACCGTTTTTTGCTGGAGTGGGAGCTGGGCTCGGAGCGGGTGAAGAGCACCATCCAGGGGACGTCGCTGGAACAGAGCAAATGGCGAGGCTATCCGGTGGTGCTGGACTGGGAGGAGAATGAGCGGCAGCAGCCGCGTCCCGTCATTCGCCAAGGCGTGGGAGCGCATGACGGAATCCTGCTCAGTGTCCCTGCGGCCATTCAAAAAATGAAGCAAGAGCATCTCGACACGGCGATGGAGTGGAGGCTTGCTTTGCGCAGCCTTTGCAAGGAAGCATTTTCAAAAGGCTATGCAGTCATGGGCTTGGTAAAAAATGATGATCCGGTGCATGCCTATGTGCTGGAGCGAAGCGTGAAGGGGGAAGCGTGA
- the menC gene encoding o-succinylbenzoate synthase yields MKIEKVEIKRLHLPLKEAFEASIGQQTKRDFLLVSVHSEGAVGYGESVAMPTPFYNEETTETVLYMLETFLIPKLLSGTIESPEDVARLFSPIRRNQMAKSALESAVWDLHAKQKGISLARALGGTRQEIEVGVSVGIEKSVDAVVAKVEGFVADGYKKIKVKIKPGFDIALIEGLRKRFGDSLPLMADANSAYSLDQLDLIKELDDYNLIMIEQPLAHDDIVDHARLQHQMKTPICLDESIHTFEDARRAIELGSCKIINIKVGRVGGLTEAKKIHDLCLAHDVPVWCGGMFESGVGRAHNIAITSLPNFTIPGDTATSSRYWERDIVTPAVEFAKPGILAVPDGPGIGYEINWDVVKALQVMEKSYSQTNVTI; encoded by the coding sequence ATGAAAATCGAAAAAGTCGAGATCAAGCGATTGCACCTGCCGCTGAAGGAAGCGTTTGAGGCAAGCATTGGACAGCAGACAAAGCGAGACTTTCTGCTGGTCAGCGTGCACAGCGAAGGAGCAGTGGGATACGGGGAAAGCGTAGCCATGCCTACTCCTTTCTATAATGAAGAAACGACAGAAACGGTTCTGTACATGCTGGAAACCTTTCTGATCCCCAAACTGCTGAGCGGCACCATCGAGTCCCCTGAGGACGTGGCCCGCCTTTTTTCCCCCATTCGCCGAAATCAAATGGCGAAATCCGCATTGGAGAGCGCAGTGTGGGATTTGCATGCCAAGCAGAAAGGAATCTCACTGGCGAGGGCATTGGGCGGGACACGCCAAGAGATCGAGGTGGGCGTAAGCGTCGGGATCGAGAAGTCTGTGGATGCAGTTGTTGCCAAGGTAGAAGGCTTCGTGGCGGATGGCTACAAGAAAATCAAGGTGAAGATCAAGCCAGGCTTTGACATTGCCCTGATTGAAGGCTTACGCAAGCGCTTCGGCGATTCGTTGCCTTTGATGGCTGATGCCAATTCCGCTTATTCCCTCGATCAGCTCGATTTGATCAAGGAGCTGGACGACTACAATCTGATCATGATCGAGCAGCCGCTGGCGCACGATGATATCGTCGATCACGCCCGCCTGCAGCACCAGATGAAAACCCCGATTTGCCTCGATGAGAGCATCCATACCTTTGAAGATGCTAGGCGCGCCATTGAGCTGGGCAGCTGCAAGATCATCAACATCAAAGTGGGGCGAGTGGGCGGCCTTACGGAAGCGAAGAAAATCCACGATCTCTGTCTCGCTCATGATGTGCCGGTCTGGTGCGGAGGGATGTTTGAGAGCGGGGTTGGCCGCGCGCACAACATCGCGATCACGTCGCTGCCCAACTTCACCATCCCGGGAGATACCGCGACATCCAGCCGTTACTGGGAGCGAGACATCGTCACGCCAGCAGTGGAGTTCGCCAAGCCCGGCATTCTCGCAGTCCCGGATGGCCCCGGCATTGGGTACGAGATCAACTGGGACGTGGTGAAAGCCCTGCAGGTGATGGAGAAAAGCTATTCACAGACGAATGTGACGATATGA